From Rhododendron vialii isolate Sample 1 chromosome 7a, ASM3025357v1:
tttaatAAACAGGAAAAGAGTTCCATGTTTATTAACCCAATTGAACATATGATCTACATCTTGATACGGTGCATAGCACGGGTTAAAGCTAGTAATCAACAACAGAAGTTAAAAGTTTCAATCTTTTAAGATCCTCAAATCACTAGAATTGTCAAAATTCTCATATAAATGTGTGGTGCCAATCACAATACACATAAATACATGTTCAGTTTTAGAGTAGACCGGATGCCTCCATCCCTAAAACAGAAACCTCTAAGATAGTATCATGGATGTTTAAAAGAAACAGCTCTTAATAGCTCGCAGAGTATGCATGCTGCACAGTCGGTTTAAGAATTCCCAATCATCTCGAAGGGGCAAATTTATGATGCTTTGTTATATCCGCACGATTATGGAAAACACCAcctgaaaaacaaaattacataAGATCTAACAacaggaaaaagtaaaaattaagacTTCCATAGAACTTAAAAACAAAGGGCTCGCTGCATGAGATGAGCGGGAATAGTATAACACTTTAAGCAGACGAACATTTTCTGGGCTGAAAATGAGCCTCTGATTATTTTGTTCCGGCAGTCGTCTGAATTTTTTAGAACCTTTCAAAATTGGTCGATGAAGGGTTGATATTACTTGTGCTATGTCGTGAGCCGTGTCATGTTGGATAGGCTTGGCATTCGGAAAGATCTTGTATGGGAACATAGCGTAAGCATAGTGAATGGGATCCTAGAGTCCCCCAACtacaaaaaacagaaatgggCCACCCTGGTATAGAATACTCAAAATAGTAAAGGGGGCACCTATGAAGAATCTGATATGGTCCTTGTCTACTTGGAGTACTGGTGGATCAGTGATTATAATAACTAAACATGGATGTTGAATGAAATTCGTACTGTGGCCAAGGAACATGACCGGTGATGGGTAGGGATTGAAAACAAGGGGAAAACAAGGCTTTATCTATCAGTTTGAATCAGAATAAACACATACAATAAATTTGAAACGGAAGATAACAGAAAGTACATGCCACCAATTTTGGAAGTGAGCTAACGGTGCTTCTGAAGCCTTGTTTTTGAGAAACCATATTGCACGTGGCATTTGAAGTGAACATTCCGCCTAAACGGAGCATGATGGAGAATCTATATAACTAAACAGCTCGGCATTTTCAAAATGTAGGAGAGAGGAACTATTGTGCAAGGGTTTGGGTTTGTTCTCCCAATCCCGTTGTTCCATTTATGTTGGTCTATCAAAGGATTCATttacatttttctttatttcttctccTTCTATGATACTGATGTCCAAAGGCTTTAATGGAGCTAAATGCTTTTCCTCACGTGCCAAGAAGTAAATAAACAGTGGTAAACCAAACGGGGTCTGACACCAACTTCACTCGCATGGATGTTGACTTAGGTATAGTTCAATAGCATACTTGCATGAAGGTAACTCACCTAATTCACTCCATAATTTTCTTAGATCCTCAAGTCTATTATCTTAGAACCTCCAACCATGGTTTTGTTTCCcaagtatgtttttttttaaggtaaaTCCAAGTATGTTATCTCCTTCAAAGCCATCACGTCCATCATCTGGTTTTCAGTAGCCATATGATGGAACTTAATAACCAATCTTCAACTTGAAGAGTACTAACAATTCAAAATTTCGTTACTGTAAATTTCATTAGGAACCTAAATAGCTATATGGCCTTTCATTTGAGGTGCTCTTCCAAGAGAATTGTGAGGCTGGCGGTCACATACCTCTTATGTCCCGATTTCTGTAAGTGACATTCAAGGGAGAAGAAATAAGAACAGGACCTTACGACGAAGAGAGACAGTTGATAACTGAATAACTTACCTGGTCGTGATATAAGGTTAATACGGGACCGAGGTCCATCAAACATCCAACTATCTTCATCCAAGGATTTAACCTCCTTGTTGAGTGCAGCCATCAAATCAGTCTTCAGAACTGCAAAACAAACTGAACACCATCAACAATTTTGTATGGTTTCAATCTCCCTcttatttagttttttgtctGTGTTTCCCAAAACACATTCTACTAATCAACCCAGTTATATTCAGGTAAGCAAGTGTTCGTGATTCTGGTATGTAAAAACCAAGCTTCAAATATCAGCTTCCTACTGTCTTTTTCCTcccaaattttctcaaaaaatgggCTGGGGGGAAAAATGTTAGAAAATGCACTTAAATTCACCATTAAAGACCTACAAACACGAGGAAACCCCTAAAGACCCTACATGTGAACAGAAGACCTCTCCAAAAAAACTTCCAACAC
This genomic window contains:
- the LOC131333761 gene encoding protein SAMBA → MSNSSLSSSPARSSISTTAIAGANVSSALTVDEFPFPPDLISIQDRKDEALQVLKTDLMAALNKEVKSLDEDSWMFDGPRSRINLISRPGGVFHNRADITKHHKFAPSR